GGGGCGCCAGCTCAAGGGTGAGCTGAACCAGCTGGGATACGGCATTACCGTCGCCCTGGAAAATGCCTTTATGCTGACCCGTTACCTGATCGACTGTAACCGCCAGCAGCTGCCCGGGATGTTGAGGCGCTACCAGAACAAGGCCAGCTTTAACGCTAAGGTGATGCTGGCGATGATGGATGAGATGACGGATATCTTCTATCAGGGAGATGAATATAACATTTACCGGGAATTTAAGTTCCAGGGGGGCGTTTCCCGGTACCACACCAGACAGATGAAAAATACTGCCTAGGAGGAAAGATGGAACTTGAAGATTTCAGGAACAGGGTGGCCGGGTTTGTGGATGAAGTGATAAGGCCCAACCTGGCGGGCTGGGAGGCAAGCGGCGAATACCCGCTGGAACTCCATGCCTTGGCGGCGGAGCAGCATATCCTGTCCCTGGGGCAAGATCCCAAAGGGGATTTCAGCGATGACATCCCGCGCCGGAAAATTCTGATCGAAGAGTTAACCCGCAGCGGCTCCCAGGCCATGGTGATGGCGCTGGCATCACATTTTGTCAGTCTCAGTGCTTTTGAACAAACCATGCCCGACACCTATAAAAAGTTGTCCGCACAAGTGCTCAGCGGCGAAAAGACCTTAGTGCTGGCGCTGACGGAACCCCAGGCGGGTTCAGATCTGCGCAATCTCAGGTGTGTGGCGGAAGCGGACGAAAGCGGCGCATACACCCTGAGCGGGGAAAAGAGCTTTATCTGTAACGGCAACCGTGCGGATTATATTTTAACGGCGGCGCTGCTGGAGGATAAACTGACCTTGTTCCTGGTGGAAACCCGGGGCAACAATATAGAGTCGCAGCCGATCCCCTGCCTGGGGTGGCAGGGGCTGCCGGTTTCCTATCTGCGCTTCAATCAGGCGGGTGCCGTCAGGGTCGGAGAGCCGGGGAAGGCGGGCAGGATATTGCAAAAAATCCTGCTGCAGGAGAGGTTAAACCTGGCGGTCATGGCCAACACCTCGGCGGCGGTAAGCTTTGAAGCGGCGCTCGATTACAGCAAAGAACGCCAGATCCAGGGCAAACCCCTGTTTGAACAGCAGACCATACGTCACCGCCTGGCGGATATGCACGGTAAAATCGAACTTTGCCGGGCCTATATCAACCAGTATATCGCCAGGGTGGCGCAGTCAGGCCCGGACGTAAAAGAGGTGGCGATCGCCAAAAACCAGGCGGTGGCGGTACTGGAGGAAGTGGCCAGCCAGGCGGTACAGATTCACGGCGCCAGCGGCTGTGTTGCCGGCTCCCTGGTGGAACGTATCTACAGGGACGCCCGCTTACTGGGACTCGGTGGCGGCTCCACCGAAATCATGAATGAAATGATCAGCAGAGCATTATAATAAAAAAGGAATGACTAAAATGAAATCTGGAATCTCGGAATACGCGAAACGCCTCAGCGATAACCTGATGCTGCATGACTACCAGCAATATTGCGGCTTAAAAATAGTGCACCAGGAGGCGGGATATTGTAAATGTGAGCTGACGGTCACAGCAGCCATAGATAACCTCAGCCATACCCTGCATGGCGGTGTGCTGTATTCCATGCTGGATGTCACCAGCATGTTGGCGACCATACCGGCGCTAAAGGAAGGGGAATACGCCTTAACCAGCAGCTTTAATACTTCGGTGATGTCGGCAAGCACCCTGGGACAAAAAGTCGAGTTTGAGGCAAAAATCACCCGTAACGGCCGGAATTTAATTTTCACCGAATGCAATGCCTGGAAAGTGGCAAGCGGCGGTGAGCGTAAGCAGATCGCCTCGGCGCAACTGACTAAATTCCGTCTCAGGCAGGAACTCGACTAAACAAGCCGCGCCCGACATCCATACCAGCTGTCGCTCCCTGAAACCATTTTTGGACAACCGGCCTCCCATATGGTGGCCGCAGGGAGTTTCTGTGCCTGAAAAACGGCTTTGAACCTGGCTCCCGGATGTTAATTGCCCTAATCCTTTTAAGTACAAGTTTTTAATTTCCAGGAGATTTTTATGTCTAATTTACCCGTTATCGTGGGCTATGGCGGCATTAACGCTGCCGGACGCTCTTCCAGCCATCAAATGTACAAACGCCTGGTGCTGGATGCCCTTGACGAAGAGCAGGCGCTGCAAACCTATGCAGAACTGGCGGTCATGATGAAGCTGGTCAGTTATCAGGACGGCGTTTATATCAGTGAAAGCGGCGAGCGCCTGACCCGGCAAGAAATTAAACAGGTTTTCGGTTCAACCATCAGGGACAACACCCTGATCCGGGCGATAGCTTCCGAGCTGTTCGATACCGACGCCGTCGATTTTAACCGCGAGGCGACCCTGGCGCCGGATATTAATGACGCGGTTGCCTTTATGATGAAAAAAGAGCAATTGCCTGAGCCGCTTCCTTCCGGCTGGCAGGTGTCCGACAGGGAAAACGGCCTGGTGTTCGTCCGGGTGACGGATAACCTGGATATCAAAGTCAGCCGCCCCAGAGAGCAAAAGGTCAAGGCGGCGG
This genomic window from Thalassomonas viridans contains:
- a CDS encoding acyl-CoA dehydrogenase family protein, with product MELEDFRNRVAGFVDEVIRPNLAGWEASGEYPLELHALAAEQHILSLGQDPKGDFSDDIPRRKILIEELTRSGSQAMVMALASHFVSLSAFEQTMPDTYKKLSAQVLSGEKTLVLALTEPQAGSDLRNLRCVAEADESGAYTLSGEKSFICNGNRADYILTAALLEDKLTLFLVETRGNNIESQPIPCLGWQGLPVSYLRFNQAGAVRVGEPGKAGRILQKILLQERLNLAVMANTSAAVSFEAALDYSKERQIQGKPLFEQQTIRHRLADMHGKIELCRAYINQYIARVAQSGPDVKEVAIAKNQAVAVLEEVASQAVQIHGASGCVAGSLVERIYRDARLLGLGGGSTEIMNEMISRAL
- a CDS encoding PaaI family thioesterase, which translates into the protein MKSGISEYAKRLSDNLMLHDYQQYCGLKIVHQEAGYCKCELTVTAAIDNLSHTLHGGVLYSMLDVTSMLATIPALKEGEYALTSSFNTSVMSASTLGQKVEFEAKITRNGRNLIFTECNAWKVASGGERKQIASAQLTKFRLRQELD